In Oncorhynchus gorbuscha isolate QuinsamMale2020 ecotype Even-year linkage group LG02, OgorEven_v1.0, whole genome shotgun sequence, a single genomic region encodes these proteins:
- the LOC124011271 gene encoding spindle and kinetochore-associated protein 2-like isoform X2 → MNQTSGFIFTGLHEECKLFNMETAVDKLEAMFQKAEADMDYMEKRLRLEFLTSAPENGAAEENPVKLLENLSAIKVRHAALCTQVQEIAAEQKQSMDSIRAHLDTTVQLVQQLQQTADVEIPPLTEMEQESADFLGLSVNQNTAGWCPKFAADEHDG, encoded by the exons ATGAATCAGACCAGTGGCTTTATATTCACGGGGCTGCATGAGGAATGTAAACTATTTAACATGGAGACAGCAGTTGATAAACTGGAGGCGATG TTCCAGAAGGCAGAGGCTGACATGGACTACATGGAGAAACGGCTGAGGCTGGAATTCCTGACAAGTGCTCCAGAGAACGGTGCAGCAGAG gaaaaccctgtgAAGCTGCTGGAGAACCTGTCTGCCATCAAGGTGAGGCATGCGGCCTTGTGCACACAAGTACAGGAGATTGCAGCCGAGCAGAAGCAGTCAATGGACTCCATTCGAGCACACCTTGACACCACTGTGCAGCTGGTGCAACAGTTACAGCAGACTGCTGACGTTGAG ATTCCACCACTGACTGAGATGGAGCAGGAGTCTGCAGATTTCCTTGGTTTATCAGTCAATCAAAACACAGCAGGG TGGTGCCCTAAGTTTGCAGCAGACGAACATGACGGTTAG
- the LOC124011271 gene encoding spindle and kinetochore-associated protein 2-like isoform X1, with protein sequence MNQTSGFIFTGLHEECKLFNMETAVDKLEAMFQKAEADMDYMEKRLRLEFLTSAPENGAAEENPVKLLENLSAIKVRHAALCTQVQEIAAEQKQSMDSIRAHLDTTVQLVQQLQQTADVEIPPLTEMEQESADFLGLSVNQNTAGLLMSMEPSVQEQPQLVP encoded by the exons ATGAATCAGACCAGTGGCTTTATATTCACGGGGCTGCATGAGGAATGTAAACTATTTAACATGGAGACAGCAGTTGATAAACTGGAGGCGATG TTCCAGAAGGCAGAGGCTGACATGGACTACATGGAGAAACGGCTGAGGCTGGAATTCCTGACAAGTGCTCCAGAGAACGGTGCAGCAGAG gaaaaccctgtgAAGCTGCTGGAGAACCTGTCTGCCATCAAGGTGAGGCATGCGGCCTTGTGCACACAAGTACAGGAGATTGCAGCCGAGCAGAAGCAGTCAATGGACTCCATTCGAGCACACCTTGACACCACTGTGCAGCTGGTGCAACAGTTACAGCAGACTGCTGACGTTGAG ATTCCACCACTGACTGAGATGGAGCAGGAGTCTGCAGATTTCCTTGGTTTATCAGTCAATCAAAACACAGCAGGG TTACTGATGTCTATGGAGCCTTCAGTCCAAGAGCAGCCTCAGT TGGTGCCCTAA
- the LOC124011263 gene encoding malate dehydrogenase, mitochondrial-like, with protein sequence MFSRIARPTICIATRSLSTSSQNNAKVAVLGASGGIGQPLSLLLKNSPLVGELSLFDIAHTPGVAADLSHIETRAHVTGYMGPDQLDAALKGCNVVVIPAGVPRKPGMTRDDLFNTNATIVATLADAVARNCPEAMICIIANPVNSTIPITSEVMKKYGVYNPNRVFGVTTLDIVRANAFVAELKGLDPARVNVPVIGGHAGKTIIPLISQATPKVEFPADQLSALTARIQDAGTEVVKAKAGAGSATLSMAYAGARFTFSVLDAMNGKDGVVECAYVRSEETECKYFSTPLLLGKHGIEKNLGLGKLSAFEENLVADAIGELKGSIKKGEDFVANMK encoded by the exons ATGTTTTCCCGCATTGCAAGACCCACAATTTGCATTGCTACCAGGAGCTTATCCACCTCCTCACAG AACAATGCCAAGGTGGCAGTGTTGGGTGCTTCCGGCGGTATTGGCCAGCCTCTCTCACTGCTCCTGAAGAACAGTCCTCTGGTGGGCGAACTGTCTCTCTTTGACATTGCCCACACACCTGGAGTGGCAGCTGACCTCAGCCACATCGAGACCAGGGCCCATGTCACTG GTTACATGGGTCCAGACCAGTTGGACGCTGCACTGAAAGGCTGCAATGTCGTTGTCATCCCTGCTGGTGTCCCAAGAAAACCTG GCATGACCCGTGATGATCTGTTCAACACTAATGCCACCATCGTGGCCACTCTGGCTGATGCTGTTGCCCGCAACTGCCCCGAAGCCATGATCTGCATCATCGCCAACCCT GTCAACTCTACTATTCCCATCACATCAGAGGTGATGAAAAAGTATGGTGTCTACAACCCCAACAGAGTGTTTGGTGTCACCACATTGGATATCGTCAGAGCCAATGCATTTGTTGCAGAGCTGAAA GGCCTTGACCCAGCACGTGTCAATGTACCAGTGATTGGAGGTCATGCAGgaaagaccattattcctctcaTCTCACAG GCAACACCCAAAGTGGAGTTCCCAGCCGACCAGCTGTCTGCTCTGACCGCTAGGATCCAGGATGCTGGCACTGAGGTTGTGAAGGCCAAGGCTGGAGCAG GCTCTGCTACGCTGTCCATGGCCTACGCTGGGGCTAGATTCACCTTCTCCGTCCTGGACGCCATGAACGGAAAGGATGGCGTTGTAGAGTGTGCGTACGTAAGGTCAGAAGAGACCGAATGCAAATActtctccacacctctcctcctcggG AAACATGGAATTGAGAAGAACCTTGGCCTGGGCAAGCTGTCAGCCTTTGAGGAGAATCTGGTGGCTGATGCCATTGGTGAGCTGAAGGGCTCCATCAAGAAGGGCGAGGATTTTGTTGCTAACATGAAGTGA